A window of the Deltaproteobacteria bacterium genome harbors these coding sequences:
- a CDS encoding cytochrome C: MADATQEKRLPVDDKIHTWPHLVRMEFLVALFVLIGLSIWSITIDAPLEEPANPTKTPNPSKAPWYFLGLQEMLVYFDPWHAGVVLPTLIIVGLVVIPFIDINPKGNGYYCFKERKYEIFTFFLGFHVLWVVTIIIGTFFRGPGWNLFWPWQYWDPHKVVALTNVDLPYLVGFRDYWWSAAFGLVVVGAYFVFGMVAFYVWVLKVKGREFLERWGMVRFAITGLLFVLMLSLPAKMFLRLVFNVKYILVTPWINI; this comes from the coding sequence ATGGCTGACGCCACGCAAGAAAAAAGACTTCCGGTCGATGACAAGATCCATACCTGGCCGCATCTGGTGCGGATGGAGTTTCTAGTCGCGCTCTTCGTGCTGATCGGGCTCTCAATTTGGTCGATCACCATCGATGCGCCGCTGGAAGAGCCGGCCAATCCGACCAAGACGCCGAACCCGTCGAAGGCGCCGTGGTACTTTCTTGGCTTGCAAGAGATGCTGGTCTATTTCGATCCCTGGCATGCCGGGGTGGTGCTGCCCACCTTGATCATCGTTGGTTTGGTGGTCATTCCTTTTATCGACATCAATCCCAAGGGCAATGGTTACTACTGCTTCAAAGAGCGCAAGTATGAAATCTTCACCTTCTTTCTCGGCTTCCATGTTCTCTGGGTCGTGACGATTATCATCGGTACGTTCTTCCGCGGTCCGGGCTGGAACCTGTTCTGGCCTTGGCAGTATTGGGACCCGCACAAGGTGGTCGCTTTGACCAACGTCGACCTGCCGTATCTGGTGGGCTTTCGCGATTACTGGTGGTCGGCTGCCTTTGGTTTGGTTGTAGTCGGGGCCTATTTTGTTTTTGGCATGGTCGCCTTCTACGTGTGGGTCCTGAAAGTGAAAGGCAGAGAGTTTCTTGAACGTTGGGGCATGGTGCGCTTTGCGATTACCGGTTTGCTCTTTGTCTTGATGTTGTCATTGCCCGCCAAGATGTTTCTCCGTTTGGTATTCAACGTGAAGTACATTTTGGTCACTCCTTGGATCAACATTTAG
- a CDS encoding DUF4405 domain-containing protein, whose translation MSVLEKIKNDIVESQVWKAIFRHGYEDTPRNRVMMVTSNVFLHLHPAKVRRHAVRMRFTWCMGGLTFLMFLITAVTGIYLMFYYRPVAEYAYADMKYLEFDMPFGMLMRNMHRWAAHAMIVFVWLHMFRVFLTGSYKPPREFNWIVGVLLLVLTLLLSFTGYLLPWDQLAIWAVTVGSNMARATPLLGYEGPFAEFVGANPIYDARAFLFGGGEIGPHTLLRFYILHCIFIPLVASILMAVHFWRIRRDGFSGPSL comes from the coding sequence ATGAGCGTTTTAGAGAAGATCAAAAACGATATCGTCGAAAGCCAGGTGTGGAAGGCGATCTTTCGCCACGGCTACGAAGACACGCCGCGTAACCGTGTCATGATGGTTACCTCCAACGTGTTTCTGCATTTGCATCCGGCAAAGGTCCGCCGCCATGCGGTGCGCATGCGCTTTACCTGGTGCATGGGTGGTCTGACTTTTCTCATGTTTCTGATCACCGCGGTGACCGGCATCTACCTGATGTTTTACTACCGTCCGGTCGCCGAATACGCCTACGCCGACATGAAATATCTTGAGTTCGACATGCCCTTCGGCATGCTCATGCGCAACATGCACCGCTGGGCGGCGCACGCGATGATCGTCTTTGTTTGGCTGCACATGTTTCGTGTGTTCCTCACAGGGTCTTATAAGCCACCGCGCGAGTTTAACTGGATCGTCGGCGTGCTGCTGTTGGTTCTCACGCTGTTGCTGAGCTTCACCGGCTACCTGCTGCCGTGGGATCAGCTGGCGATCTGGGCGGTCACCGTCGGCTCGAACATGGCGCGGGCGACGCCGCTGCTGGGCTACGAAGGTCCCTTTGCCGAATTCGTCGGCGCCAACCCAATCTACGACGCCCGGGCGTTTCTCTTCGGCGGCGGCGAAATCGGGCCGCACACTTTGCTACGGTTCTACATCTTGCATTGCATCTTCATTCCGCTCGTGGCGAGCATCTTGATGGCGGTGCACTTCTGGCGCATTCGCCGTGACGGTTTCTCCGGACCGTCGCTTTAG
- a CDS encoding Rieske 2Fe-2S domain-containing protein, protein MAEAKKEKHGIWSRRDFFTRLGWGGFGVFGGLGLLGLLRSAFPRVLFQPPSTFKAGLPSDYAINEVSEKYKQDQRVWIVREERGIYAIFAKCTHLGCTPRWLTAENKFKCPCHGSGFFRTGMHFEGPAPRPLDRFKVTIGEDGQLVVDKGKVFKMGPSGEPDEQYTDSVLKV, encoded by the coding sequence ATGGCTGAAGCAAAGAAAGAAAAACATGGCATTTGGTCGCGGCGAGATTTCTTCACCCGCCTAGGCTGGGGCGGCTTTGGCGTTTTCGGCGGCCTGGGGCTGCTGGGGCTTTTGCGCTCGGCTTTCCCGCGGGTGCTTTTTCAACCGCCCTCTACCTTCAAAGCTGGCCTGCCGTCCGACTACGCGATCAACGAAGTCAGTGAAAAATACAAGCAAGACCAGCGCGTCTGGATCGTGCGCGAGGAGCGCGGCATTTATGCAATCTTCGCCAAATGCACACACCTGGGCTGCACGCCGCGCTGGCTGACCGCGGAAAACAAGTTTAAGTGCCCCTGCCATGGCAGCGGTTTTTTCCGGACCGGTATGCATTTCGAAGGACCGGCACCGCGGCCGCTCGATCGTTTCAAAGTCACAATTGGCGAGGACGGTCAGCTGGTGGTCGACAAGGGCAAGGTTTTCAAGATGGGCCCCTCGGGCGAACCCGACGAGCAATACACCGATAGCGTGCTGAAAGTCTAA
- a CDS encoding 2-C-methyl-D-erythritol 2,4-cyclodiphosphate synthase, whose protein sequence is MAQDFRVGQGFDAHRLVRGRKLILGGVEIAHSKGLLGHSDADVVLHALVNALLGALGEGDIGSHFPDSDPRYKGVSSVLFLDEVVKIMRRQRWALVNADVSLIAQEPKLAPHYDRIKNSVAEHMRVAERLINVKAATTEKQGWIGRGQGMAALAVVLLRRK, encoded by the coding sequence ATGGCGCAGGACTTTCGCGTCGGCCAAGGCTTCGACGCGCATCGGCTGGTGCGCGGACGCAAATTGATACTAGGCGGCGTCGAAATCGCCCATTCCAAGGGGCTGCTGGGCCATTCGGACGCCGACGTCGTGCTTCACGCCTTGGTTAACGCGCTGCTGGGCGCGCTGGGCGAGGGCGACATCGGCAGCCATTTCCCCGATAGCGATCCGCGCTATAAGGGTGTATCGAGCGTGCTATTTCTTGATGAGGTAGTGAAAATAATGCGCCGCCAGCGCTGGGCGTTGGTCAACGCCGATGTTTCGCTGATCGCTCAAGAACCTAAGTTGGCACCGCACTACGATCGCATCAAAAACAGCGTCGCGGAGCACATGCGGGTGGCCGAAAGGCTAATCAATGTTAAAGCCGCGACCACGGAAAAGCAGGGATGGATTGGCCGCGGCCAAGGAATGGCGGCGCTTGCGGTGGTTTTACTACGCCGAAAATGA